A window of the Henckelia pumila isolate YLH828 chromosome 3, ASM3356847v2, whole genome shotgun sequence genome harbors these coding sequences:
- the LOC140887448 gene encoding uncharacterized protein yields MSHRSQMWDPDYLNYIYYHAQRGIEGEEWEEPVIAEEEWEDEEDSEAEETDDGAEMGDRDGVSTTGQGLHDDHHEAVNLNGQGSQNSVGEGESSGQRRNTAESKGGEAASLEGEFNGEESIKAVLDKGEIEGLHCPICFEAWSIGGDHHVCCLPCGHVYGLFCIKKWLLRRGSSKCPQCKKKCGIKDIRLLYTAQIVAIDGELKMKVRSLEVKCASIEQKNSDLSKKETEWKQREADLCNQVQQLKKRTHDLENLLTEVENRASRPSASNWNCQGESPFGLNFGRKFPLQGCSSKFIMEKDHEVVGARLFDINSSSKICVIARRLSGLGGLHVLTKMSLCDYDMEDILLPSGTKAVKDLQVSPHSGLVLLASLGKKLSILSTESNNTILTYNLPTAAWSCSWDVCSQHYVYAGLQNGTVLQFDMRLTSRHVESLTGLTGNPIHTVHSLSPDPSLKFGVKSVLTASSLGLCHWNFGSYEERPYLIPESKEHGVCISLTYCSATDDVVASFRPRVEVSGDLDMSQPVLTASSSFANGQGVRGSHVHFKKTGSTYQKLGVTCANVSDIRLPKSAIIDAVSENPMFASGDEETGELVLQNLPSFNAVEHLKPRKCPVRDIRFTRALGSGFLSCLSEDSLQIFISKPS; encoded by the exons ATGTCGCACCGTTCGCAAATGTGGGATCCCGATTATCTGAATTATATATACTACCATGCTCAAAGAGGAATCGAAGGGGAAGAATGGGAGGAACCCGTTATAGCAGAGGAAGAATGGGAAGACGAGGAGGATAGCGAAGCAGAAGAAACCGACGATGGTGCTGAAATGGGAGACCGCGATGGCGTGTCGACGACGGGTCAGGGTTTACATGATGACCATCACGAAGCAGTGAATTTGAACGGTCAGGGTTCTCAGAATTCCGTTGGTGAAGGTGAAAGCAGTGGCCAAAGAAGGAATACTGCGGAGAGTAAGGGGGGTGAAGCGGCGTCTTTGGAGGGTGAATTTAATGGGGAGGAAAGCATCAAAGCAGTGTTGGATAAGGGTGAAATAGAGGGATTGCACTGTCCCATTTGCTTTGAGGCTTGGTCTATCGGGGGAGATCACCATGTTTG TTGTTTGCCATGTGGGCATGTATACGGGTTGTTTTGTATCAAGAAGTGGTTGCTTCGTCGAGGCTCGAGCaag TGTCCTCAATGTAAAAAGAAATGTGGGATAAAGGACATAAGGCTACTCTACACAGCTCAAATTGTTGCTATCGATGGAGAGCTAAAAATG AAAGTTCGATCTCTTGAAGTTAAATGTGCTTCTATCGAGCAAAAG AATTCAGACTTATCGAAGAAGGAAACTGAATGGAAGCAGAGAGAAGCCGATTTGTGCAATCAAGTGCAACAACTCAAAAAG AGGACACACGACTTAGAGAATTTACTTACAGAAGTGGAAAACAGGGCATCACGGCCATCAGCGTCCAATTGGAACTGTCAAGGAGAATCCCCTTTTG GACTTAATTTTGGGCGCAAGTTTCCCTTGCAAGGATGTTCAAGTAAATTTATAATGGAG AAAGACCATGAAGTTGTTGGTGCTCGTCTCTTTGACATTAATTCTTCCAGTAAAATATGTGTAATTGCTCGAAGGCTGTCAGGATTGGGAGGATTGCATGTATTAACAAAA ATGAGCTTATGTGATTATGACATGGAGGACATCCTGCTCCCTTCGGGCACAAAAGCTGTCAAGGACTTGCAGGTTTCTCCTCATTCTGGACTTGTGCTTTTAGCTTCCTTGGGGAAGAAACTATCCATCCTTAG CACAGAAAGCAATAATACCATTCTCACCTATAATTTACCG ACAGCTGCCTGGTCTTGTTCATGGGATGTGTGCAGTCAACATTATGTCTATGCGGGCTTGCAG AATGGCACCGTGTTGCAATTTGACATGCGCCTCACCTCAAGACATGTGGAATCCTTGACTGGATTGACAGGAAACCCAATTCACACAGTACATTCCCTTTCACCTGACCCAAGTCTCAAATTTGGTGTCAAAAGTGTTCTCACCGCATCTTCACTTGGCTTGTGTCATTGGAACTTTGGTTCATATGAAGAAAG GCCATATTTAATTCCTGAATCCAAGGAGCACGGAGTTTGTATATCTCTTACTTATTGTTCTGCTACGGACGATGTCGTCGCATCCTTTCGTCCCAGAGTTGAGGTGTCCGGTGACCTTGACATGTCTCAACCAGTACTCACTGCATCTTCTTCTTTTGCCAACGGACAAGGAGTACGGGGAAGTCATGTCCATTTCAAGAAAACAGGTTCGACCTACCAAAAATTAGGGGTAACTTGTGCCAATGTGAGTGATATTCGACTGCCTAAATCTGCAATCATAGATGCGGTCTCTGAGAACCCCATGTTTGCATCTGGGGATGAAGAGACAGGTGAACTCGTGCTGCAAAATTTACCATCCTTCAATGCTGTCGAACATCTCAAGCCTAGAAAATGTCCTGTTCGTGATATCAGGTTCACCCGTGCCTTAGGTTCAGGTTTTCTTAGCTGTTTGAGTGAGGATTCGTTGCAGATATTCATTTCCAAACCGTCCTAG
- the LOC140888172 gene encoding cyclin-dependent kinase G-2-like, with the protein METEHLFYSQMHFAMLKIDDEAKRRVINAPAINKSSSKKFKILGEYGRADEYEAPFTAIGKGTYGTVYLAREKKTGEIVAMKKQVHGLSSLREIDILQSLVGRPWFVEFKQVVVDERKDDDDHVYVVMEFVENDLKRYMDGMAWAFAEDEVRCLMRQLLEGVSFLHRNGIMHRDLKPSNILVNDNWGLKICDFGLSKRFETKFGSHSRRVGSLWYKAPELLDHGVERYSCAVDMWSVGCIMGEMLLDQVLFKGTSEEEQLQMILTKHVDEDKFLLVSEEGIHLLKSMLDLDPHSRITADQALNHEWFR; encoded by the coding sequence ATGGAGACGGAGCATCTCTTTTATAGTCAGATGCATTTTGCGATGCTGAAAATCGACGATGAAGCTAAGAGACGAGTGATTAACGCGCCAGCGATCAATAAATCGAGTTCCAAGAAGTTCAAGATCCTGGGTGAATATGGGAGAGCAGACGAGTATGAAGCGCCGTTCACTGCGATCGGCAAGGGAACTTACGGCACGGTTTACCTAGCCCGGGAGAAGAAAACCGGCGAAATCGTGGCGATGAAGAAACAAGTCCACGGATTATCATCGTTGAGAGAAATCGACATTCTACAATCTCTCGTCGGTCGGCCGTGGTTCGTCGAGTTCAAACAAGTTGTGGTGGATGAACGCAAGGACGACGATGATCATGTGTACGTGGTGATGGAGTTCGTCGAAAACGACCTCAAACGGTATATGGATGGAATGGCGTGGGCTTTCGCGGAAGACGAAGTCAGGTGCTTGATGAGACAGTTGCTAGAAGGGGTCTCCTTTCTTCACCGAAATGGGATCATGCACAGAGATTTGAAGCCCTCCAACATCCTTGTGAACGACAATTGGGGATTGAAAATATGCGACTTCGGATTGTCCAAACGTTTCGAAACAAAGTTTGGTAGCCATTCTCGTCGGGTAGGCTCTCTGTGGTACAAAGCCCCGGAACTGCTCGATCATGGAGTGGAGAGATATTCGTGTGCCGTGGATATGTGGTCCGTTGGGTGTATTATGGGAGAGATGTTGCTGGACCAAGTGCTTTTCAAAGGGACGTCGGAGGAGGAACAACTGCAGATGATATTAACAAAGCACGTGGATGAAGACAAGTTTTTGTTGGTTTCTGAAGAGGGGATTCATCTACTTAAAAGTATGTTAGATTTGGATCCCCATAGTAGAATAACGGCAGATCAAGCTCTCAATCATGAATGGTTCAGATAA
- the LOC140888173 gene encoding cyclin-dependent kinase G-1-like: METGHLFYSQMHFAMLKIDDESKRRVINATAINKSSAKKFNILGEYGRADEYEAFTAIGKGTYGTVYLAREKKTGEIVAMKKQVHGLSSRSSLKEIDILQSLVGRPWFVEFKQVVVDGYNYKDVYVVMEYVENDLRGFMDGISTEGKFMEYWEVKYLMKQLLEGVCFLHRNGIMHRDLKPSNILLSGNGELKICDFGLSKRFEREFDSHSHHVGTLWYMAPELLTTEATVYSCAVDMWSVGCIMGEMLLNQVVSQGNSENEQLRKITKALTKNQLFDRFCLIISPKGLHLLKRLLTYDPQSRITAAEALDHDWFREI, from the coding sequence ATGGAGACGGGGCATCTCTTTTATAGTCAGATGCATTTTGCAATGCTGAAAATAGACGACGAATCTAAGAGACGAGTGATTAACGCGACAGCGATCAACAAATCGAGTGCCAAAAAATTCAACATCTTGGGTGAATATGGGAGAGCGGACGAGTATGAAGCCTTCACTGCCATCGGCAAGGGAACTTACGGCACGGTTTACCTAGCCCGGGAGAAGAAAACGGGCGAAATCGTGGCGATGAAGAAACAAGTTCATGGATTATCATCGAGATCATCGTTGAAAGAAATCGACATTCTACAATCTCTCGTGGGTCGCCCCTGGTTTGTGGAGTTCAAGCAAGTGGTGGTGGATGGATACAATTATAAGGATGTTTACGTGGTGATGGAGTACGTCGAAAACGACCTCAGAGGGTTCATGGACGGAATTAGTACAGAGGGTAAATTCATGGAATATTGGGAAGTCAAGTATTTGATGAAACAGTTGCTAGAGGGGGTCTGCTTTCTTCACCGTAATGGGATCATGCACAGAGATTTGAAGCCATCTAACATCCTTCTGAGTGGCAACGGCGAGCTGAAAATATGCGATTTCGGGTTGTCCAAACGGTTCGAAAGAGAGTTTGATAGCCATTCTCATCATGTGGGAACTTTGTGGTATATGGCCCCCGAGCTGCTGACTACTGAGGCGACGGTGTATTCTTGCGCTGTGGATATGTGGTCTGTGGGGTGTATTATGGGAGAAATGTTGCTGAACCAAGTGGTTTCGCAAGGGAATTCCGAGAATGAACAGCTGCGGAAAATAACCAAGGCACTGACCAAGAACCAATTGTTTGATAGATTTTGTTTGATTATTTCACCCAAGGGACTTCATCTGCTGAAAAGGCTTTTGACTTACGATCCTCAAAGCAGAATCACGGCCGCTGAAGCTCTCGATCATGATTGGTTCAGagaaatttga
- the LOC140888175 gene encoding cyclin-dependent kinase G-1-like, which translates to MVTVDYQMHFPKPKTPLITIDYQMHFPKPKIAYESKGGIEFGRADEYELLQEIGRGSYGRVYLAREKKTGKIVAMKKQVHGFSRSSLREIDILQSLVGRPWFVEFKQVVVDEYKDVYVVMEYVENDLRGFMDGISTEGKFMEYWEVKYLMRQLLEGVSFLHRNGIMHRDLKPSNILLSGNGELKICDFGLSKRFEREFDSHSHHVGTLWYMAPELLTTEATVYSCAVDMWSVGCIMGEMLLNQVVLQGNSENEQLRKITKALTKNELFDRFCLIISPKGLHLLKRFLTYDPQSRITAAEALDHDWFKEI; encoded by the coding sequence ATGGTGACCGTGGATTATCAAATGCACTTCCCCAAGCCAAAAACACCGTTAATCACCATAGATTATCAAATGCACTTCCCCAAGCCAAAAATCGCATATGAATCCAAGGGAGGGATCGAATTCGGGAGAGCAGATGAGTACGAACTTTTGCAGGAGATCGGTCGAGGAAGCTACGGCAGAGTTTACCTAGCCCGGGAGAAGAAAACCGGCAAAATCGTGGCGATGAAGAAACAAGTCCACGGATTCTCAAGATCATCGTTGAGAGAAATCGACATTCTACAATCTCTCGTCGGTCGGCCGTGGTTTGTTGAGTTCAAGCAAGTGGTGGTGGATGAATACAAGGATGTTTACGTGGTGATGGAATACGTCGAAAACGACCTCAGAGGGTTCATGGACGGAATTAGTACAGAGGGTAAATTCATGGAATATTGGGAAGTCAAGTACTTGATGAGACAGTTGCTAGAGGGGGTCTCCTTTCTTCACCGAAACGGGATCATGCACAGAGATTTGAAGCCCTCCAACATCCTTCTGAGTGGCAACGGGGAGCTGAAAATATGCGATTTCGGGTTGTCGAAACGGTTCGAAAGAGAGTTTGATAGCCATTCTCATCATGTGGGAACTTTGTGGTATATGGCCCCCGAGCTGCTGACTACTGAGGCGACGGTGTATTCTTGCGCGGTGGATATGTGGTCTGTGGGGTGTATTATGGGAGAAATGTTGCTGAACCAAGTGGTTTTACAAGGGAATTCGGAGAATGAACAGCTGCGGAAAATAACCAAGGCACTGACCAAGAACGAATTGTTTGATAGATTTTGTTTGATTATTTCACCCAAGGGACTTCATCTGCTGAAAAGGTTTTTGACTTACGATCCTCAAAGCAGAATCACGGCCGCTGAAGCTCTCGATCATGATTGGTTCAAagaaatttga
- the LOC140886843 gene encoding uncharacterized protein, whose protein sequence is MEIDEAMRGIDDRRLKTKYNNAIYVIQRALALYSVEEVAFSFNGGKDSTVLLHLLRAGYFLHKAGKNMSTGDSGDAEITFPIRTIYFESPSAFHEINSFTYDTALAYKLQMDIIRQDFKTGLDALLKAKPVRAIFLGVRIGDPTAIGQDQFSPSSPGWPSFMRVNPILDWSYRDVWAFLLACKVQYCCLYDKGYTSIGSIHDTVPNAQLCHGKSSNSEERFKPAYLLQDGRLERAGRVKKFTCQPLSAVSNGLKCENSHWKSMFTASVIAVGDEILFGSVEDRLGTVLCRKLHSIGWAVSHVAVIRNDIDSVADEVERWKSTNDMVFIYGGFGPLLSDVTVAGVAKAFGVRTAPDEEFEEYLRHLIGENCTGDRNEMAQLPEGITELVHHEKLKVPLVKCQNVIILTATNVVELEREWDCLIELMASNGLSVAEKFLSKKLATALSDVEISQPLSKICLEFPDQYVGAYRESREGPLIITFEGKDEARIMAAVEAMRGKFKPGVLSEIDRVTD, encoded by the exons ATGGAGATCGATGAAGCAATGAGAGGAATCGATGATAGAAGGTTGAAGACAAAGTACAACAACGCCATCTATGTTATCCAAAGAGCTCTTGCTCTCTACTC TGTGGAAGAGGTTGCCTTCagcttcaatggaggaaaaGATTCTACT GTTTTGTTGCACCTTCTTAGGGCAGGCTACTTTTTGCACAAGGCTGGAAAGAATATGTCCACTGGAGACAGCGGAGATGCTGAAATCACATTTCCAATACGGACAATTTATTTTGAAAGCCCGTCCGCTTTTCACGAAATAAACTCATTCACCTATGACACTGCGCTAGC TTACAAATTGCAAATGGACATAATTCGCCAAGACTTCAAGACTGGTTTGGATGCTCTTTTAAAAGCTAAGCCTGTTAGAGCTATTTTTCTCGGTGTCCGAATTGGTGATCCTACTGCG ATAGGGCAAGATCAGTTCTCCCCTAGCTCACCTGGATGGCCGTCTTTCATGAGAGTGAATCCCATCTTAGATTGGTCATACAG AGATGTTTGGGCTTTTCTCTTGGCCTGCAAGGTCCAATACTGCTGCCTGTATGATAAAGG CTACACTTCAATTGGTAGCATTCATGACACTGTTCCTAATGCACAGTTGTGCCATGGAAAGTCGAGCAATAGTGAAGAAAGATTCAAACCTGCCTATCTGCTCCAGGATGGAAGATTGGAAAGAGCAGGGAGAGTTAAAAAATTTACTTGTCAGCCATTATCTGCTGTTAGCAATGGCTTGAAATGTGAAAATTCACATTGGAAAAGCATGTTCACAGCCTCAGTTATTGCTGTGGGAGATGAAATTCT GTTTGGCTCTGTTGAGGATCGTTTGGGTACAGTATTGTGTCGAAAGCTTCATTCCATAGGTTGGGCTGTTTCACATGTTGCTGTCATCCGAAATGAT ATTGATTCTGTTGCCGATGAGGTTGAGAGATGGAAGTCTACTAATGATATG GTTTTCATATATGGAGGGTTTGGTCCCTTACTTTCAGATGTCACCGTTGCTGGTGTTGCTAAAGCATTTGGTGTCCGTACG GCCCCTgatgaagaatttgaagaatattTAAGGCATCTAATAGGTGAAAACTGCACTGGAGATAGAAATGAG ATGGCTCAGTTACCTGAAGGCATCACCGAGTTGGTGCATCACGAGAAGTTGAAAGTGCCATTG GTAAAGTGCCAAAACGTGATTATTCTTACTGCGACAAATGTGGTCGAGCTGGAACGCGAATGGGATTGTTTGATTGAATTGATGGCATCTAATGGGCTTTCAGTCGCAGAAAAGTTTTTGTCAAAGAAACTGGCAACAGCTCTTTCTGAC GTGGAAATTTCTCAACCACTTTCTAAAATTTGTTTGGAATTTCCCGATCAATACGTCG GGGCATATCGTGAATCAAGAGAAGGCCCTCTGATCATCACCTTTGAAGGAAAG GATGAAGCAAGAATCATGGCAGCTGTAGAAGCAATGCGCGGGAAGTTTAAACCAGGGGTGCTGTCTGAAATTGACCGAGTAACAGACTGA